A section of the Verrucomicrobium sp. GAS474 genome encodes:
- a CDS encoding P-II family nitrogen regulator codes for MKKIEAVIKPFKLEEVKTALAEIGIEGLTVSEVKGFGRQKGHTEIYRGSEYTVDFLPKVKIELVTPESKVDAVVKAILASAKTGKIGDGKVFVLPVEQAIRIRTDERDEKAI; via the coding sequence AGCCGTTCAAGTTGGAAGAGGTCAAGACGGCGCTGGCCGAGATCGGCATCGAGGGGTTGACGGTTTCCGAGGTCAAGGGCTTCGGCCGCCAGAAGGGCCACACGGAGATCTATCGCGGCAGCGAGTACACGGTCGACTTCCTCCCAAAGGTGAAGATCGAGCTGGTGACGCCCGAGTCGAAGGTCGACGCCGTGGTGAAGGCGATCCTGGCCTCGGCCAAGACGGGCAAGATCGGCGACGGCAAGGTCTTCGTCCTCCCCGTCGAGCAGGCGATCCGCATCCGCACCGACGAGCGGGACGAGAAGGCCATCTAA